Part of the Halopseudomonas maritima genome, GGATAGGCATGCTTGGCCAGAATCTCGCGATAGCTACTGTCGAGCGAGGCCAGCTCACCGCGCACATCGGCGTTGTCGAAGATAAAGCGCTGGGTAGTGTCCTGAGCAGCCATGATGCACCTTCAAAAAGCCGCGATTATACCCAATCAGTCCGCTGACGGTGTATTACGCTCATCGCGAAAGCGAAAGATCTGACGACGTTGCTTCTTGCTGGGCCGGCCGTCACTGATCTGCCCGCCGGCGCCCAGGGCCTTGCGCTGGGCTGCTGCGCTTTCGCGGGCGGCAATACTCTCCTCGCTCTCGCGGTACAGCAACTGTGCCTCGGGCGCGCCACGACGCTGATCAGATAACTGCAATACTTCGACGCTACGCTGATCAACGCTTTGGCGAATCTGCAGCTGATCGCCAACACGGATTTCCTTACTGGCCTTGCAGCGCTCGCCGCCACAGTGCACCTTGCCCCCTTCGATGGCACTTTTGGCCAGAGAGCGGGTCTTGAAAAAACGGGCGGCCCAGAGCCACTTGTCCAGGCGCAACTTGCCAACATCGGGCATAGGGTCTGTACTCCATTCCAATAGCGCGGCGCCCCGGCATGACAGCACATCTGGCCGTAACTGGCGCAACCTTCAGCGGCACACTATAACAGGCTTGTCGAATGCCGAGACTTGCCGCATGATGCGCGCCCAACGGCCTCTGGCCTGGAGAATCGAGCGTGAAAACCTTTGATCATCTGAGCGTGATCGGCCTGCGCGAATGGGTCGCGCTACCCGGCCTTGGCATCAGCCAGATGATTGCCAAGATAGACAGCGGCGCCAAGACATCGGCCCTGCACGCCAGCAATATTTGCACCTTTGAACGCGACGGACAGGACTGGGTGCGCTTTGACGCCCACGTTGGCAGCCGCAGCAAGCAGACAACCCGCACCTGCGAAGCACAACTGATCGACCTCAAGCGCATCAAAAGCTCCAACGGCCAATTGCAGGAGCGCCTTGTTATCCGCACACCGCTGGTGCTCGGTGACCGCAGCTGGCTGGTCGACTTCACCCTGACCTGCCGCAAAGCGATGCGCTACCGCATGCTGCTGGGCTGCACCGCCATGCAGGACGCCCAACTGGTCATCAATCCGGGCCTGCGTTTCGTTCAGGACAAACCCCAGACCGATAGCCTCGGCTGACCTATCACCCCTCACACCGCCCATAGCTGCGCCAAGGGAAGTACCATGAAACTTGCGATTCTATCGCGCAACGCCAAGCTGTATTCCACCCGCCGCCTGATCGAGGCGGCGACCGAGCGCGGCCATGAAGTGCGGGTGATAGACACCCTGCGTGCCTATATGAACATCGCCAGCCACAAGCCCTCTATCCACTACAAGGGCGAGGAGCTGGAGGGTTTTGATGCGGTGATCCCGCGCATCGGCGCCTCCATTACCTTCTACGGTACGGCGGTGCTGCGTCAGTTCGAGATGATGGGCGTATTCCCGTTGAACGAATCGGTGGCCATCAGCCGCTCACGCGACAAACTGCGCTCGCTGCAGCTGCTGGCTCGCAAGGGCGTGGGCCTGCCGGTCACCGGTTTTGCCCACTCACCCG contains:
- a CDS encoding RNA-binding S4 domain-containing protein, whose amino-acid sequence is MPDVGKLRLDKWLWAARFFKTRSLAKSAIEGGKVHCGGERCKASKEIRVGDQLQIRQSVDQRSVEVLQLSDQRRGAPEAQLLYRESEESIAARESAAAQRKALGAGGQISDGRPSKKQRRQIFRFRDERNTPSAD
- the rimB gene encoding retropepsin-like aspartic endopeptidase RimB, producing the protein MKTFDHLSVIGLREWVALPGLGISQMIAKIDSGAKTSALHASNICTFERDGQDWVRFDAHVGSRSKQTTRTCEAQLIDLKRIKSSNGQLQERLVIRTPLVLGDRSWLVDFTLTCRKAMRYRMLLGCTAMQDAQLVINPGLRFVQDKPQTDSLG